A part of Jiangella alba genomic DNA contains:
- the guaA gene encoding glutamine-hydrolyzing GMP synthase: protein MAETSHDTVLVVDFGAQYAQLIARRVREARVYSEIVPHTMPVAAMLAKNPKAIILSGGPSSVYAEGAPAVDPALFQAGVPAFGICYGFQAMARALGGTVAHTGRSEFGRTDLAVQAEGTLLQGVDTGTKVWMSHGDSVTAAPAGFAVLAGTPDTPVAAFEDTARGLAGVQWHPEVLHSEHGQAVLQHFLYEIAGARPTWTMANIVDETVTAVRAQVGAKRVICALSGGVDSAVAAALVQKAVGAQLTCVYVDHGLMRQGETEQVERDYVAATGVDLHVVDAADRFLTQLKGVEDPEEKRKIIGREFIRVFETAARDIVAAAGEDGVEPVEFLVQGTLYPDVVESGGGEGTANIKSHHNVGGLPDDLQFTLIEPLRTLFKDEVRAVGEELGLPAEMVWRQPFPGPGLAIRIVGAVDSERLAILRRADAIARAELTAAGLDREVWQFPVVLLADVRSVGVQGDGRTYGHPIVLRPVSSEDAMTADWSRLPYEVLERISTRITNEVREVNRVVLDVTSKPPGTIEWE, encoded by the coding sequence GTGGCCGAGACCTCCCATGACACCGTTCTCGTCGTCGACTTCGGCGCCCAGTACGCCCAGCTGATCGCGCGGCGCGTCCGTGAGGCGCGGGTCTACTCCGAGATCGTCCCGCACACCATGCCGGTGGCGGCGATGCTGGCGAAGAACCCGAAGGCGATCATCCTGTCCGGCGGGCCGTCCAGCGTGTACGCCGAGGGCGCGCCGGCCGTCGATCCCGCGCTCTTCCAGGCCGGGGTCCCCGCGTTCGGCATCTGCTACGGCTTCCAGGCCATGGCACGCGCGCTCGGCGGCACCGTCGCGCACACCGGGCGGTCCGAGTTCGGCCGCACCGACCTCGCCGTGCAGGCCGAGGGCACCCTGCTGCAGGGCGTCGACACCGGCACGAAGGTCTGGATGAGCCACGGCGACTCCGTCACCGCCGCGCCGGCCGGGTTCGCCGTGCTGGCAGGCACGCCCGACACCCCGGTCGCGGCGTTCGAGGACACCGCGCGCGGGCTGGCCGGCGTGCAGTGGCACCCCGAGGTGCTGCACTCCGAGCACGGCCAGGCCGTGCTGCAGCACTTCCTGTACGAGATCGCCGGCGCCCGGCCCACCTGGACCATGGCGAACATCGTCGACGAGACGGTGACGGCGGTGCGCGCGCAGGTCGGCGCCAAGCGGGTCATCTGCGCGCTGTCCGGCGGCGTCGACTCCGCGGTGGCCGCGGCGCTGGTCCAGAAGGCCGTCGGCGCCCAGCTGACCTGCGTCTACGTCGACCACGGGCTGATGCGCCAGGGCGAGACCGAGCAGGTCGAGCGCGACTACGTCGCCGCCACCGGCGTCGACCTCCACGTGGTCGACGCCGCCGACCGCTTCCTCACCCAGCTCAAGGGCGTCGAGGACCCGGAGGAGAAGCGCAAGATCATCGGCCGCGAGTTCATCCGGGTGTTCGAGACCGCCGCGCGCGACATCGTCGCCGCCGCGGGCGAAGATGGTGTCGAGCCCGTTGAATTTCTTGTCCAGGGCACGCTCTACCCCGACGTCGTCGAGTCCGGCGGCGGCGAGGGCACCGCGAACATCAAGAGCCACCACAACGTCGGCGGGCTGCCCGACGACCTCCAGTTCACCCTCATCGAGCCGCTGCGCACCCTGTTCAAGGACGAGGTCCGCGCCGTCGGCGAAGAGCTGGGGCTGCCGGCCGAGATGGTCTGGCGCCAGCCGTTCCCCGGCCCGGGCCTGGCCATCCGCATCGTCGGCGCCGTCGACTCCGAGCGGCTGGCCATCCTGCGCCGAGCCGACGCCATCGCCCGCGCCGAGCTGACCGCGGCCGGCCTCGACCGCGAGGTCTGGCAGTTCCCGGTGGTGCTGTTGGCCGACGTCCGGTCGGTCGGCGTGCAGGGCGACGGCCGCACCTACGGCCACCCCATCGTGCTGCGCCCGGTGTCCAGCGAGGACGCCATGACGGCGGACTGGTCACGGCTGCCGTACGAGGTCCTCGAGCGCATCTCCACCCGCATCACCAACGAGGTGCGCGAGGTCAACCGCGTCGTGCTCGACGTCACCAGCAAGCCGCCGGGCACCATCGAGTGGGAGTGA